One genomic window of Trichomycterus rosablanca isolate fTriRos1 chromosome 1, fTriRos1.hap1, whole genome shotgun sequence includes the following:
- the igf2b gene encoding insulin-like growth factor 2b, producing MEQEQHISYHSVCHSCLRRESGILKGRKPCSSSQMLVCALALSLYMFQIASAETLCGGELVDALQFVCEDRGFYFSRPISRTNSRRSQNRGIVEECCFRSCDLALLEQYCAKPAKSERDVSSTSLQVIPAVPALKQDGSRKHVTVKYSKIDLWQENAAQRLRRGIPAFLRSRKFRRQTEKNKAREQAKVHKRLITLPSKLPPSWHPTEHFVSHN from the exons ATGGAGCAAGAACAGCACATCAGCTATCATTCTGTTTGCCACAGCTGCCTAAGAAGAGAAAGTGGCATTCTTAAG GGCAGAAAACCGTGCTCGTCGAGCCAAATGCTCGTGTGCGCACTTGCACTGTCCCTGTACATGTTTCAAATCGCCTCAGCAGAGACGTTATGCGGTGGAGAACTGGTGGATGCACTGCAGTTCGTTTGCGAAGACAGAGGTTTCTATTTCA GTAGGCCGATAAGCAGGACGAACAGCCGACGTTCTCAGAATCGTGGCATTGTGGAGGAGTGTTGTTTTAGAAGTTGTGATCTTGCATTGTTGGAACAGTACTGCGCCAAGCCTGCTAAATCAGAGAGGGATGTCTCATCCACTTCCCTCCAGGTCATACCTGCAGTGCCAGCATTAAAACAG GATGGCTCAAGAAAACATGTAACGGTGAAATATTCCAAAATCGACCTGTGGCAGGAGAACGCCGCCCAGAGGCTTCGTAGAGGCATACCAGCTTTTCTGCGATCGAGGAAGTTCAGGCGGCAGACAGAAAAGAACAAGGCCCGGGAGCAGGCCAAGGTCCACAAGCGCCTCATCACGCTTCCGAGCAAGCTCCCGCCCTCGTGGCATCCCACAGAACACTTTGTCAGCCACAACTGA